The Apis mellifera strain DH4 linkage group LG3, Amel_HAv3.1, whole genome shotgun sequence genome includes the window ACAGGATAATTTGAAAAGTGAATGTTTTTTACTGCTCGTTTTCTACCAGACACTCTGGCCGcttcatctctctctttctctttctctttctctttcccacTCCTCGGCAAGGGAAACCCCTTGCCATACCGTGACATCGGGTAGAAGACGAGCGATGGAGGGGAAGGGATGAGATCACTGTTGACTCGTTCGCGCGCGTTCAATCGCCTCCTTCGTGAACGGCAGAGGTGCACAACACCCGCTTTGTCGCGGTAAATTTTGCGGAAAAACTTTCTTACCGTTAAACGGTTTATTCTTGTACgcattatattttgcattataCTCGCGATAATATCTTATTCACGAATGTGCAAATATCTTTCCAGGATTACTTTTCTTATCGAGGATTCgtttgaattcaaatttacGAATCTTttgataatcaaaaaaatgaaaaataatcttaataaaaatatatgttgaaattatataagtgtatagtaaaaattatgaaagaaaatgattcatttctttttcatctatCTATTTCATCAATGTCCTTGAATTTTATTagctttagaatttttatttttatttacgttaAATTATGGATAAAACTTTGCATATCTTTCATCTCGTTGCATAAATCTTTAacgatttgtattatatatgtgtatttatatacatatgtagattaaataataattcgatgtaATATGATTTATGAACGTTAATAATCGATTTAACGAAGGGATGAAAGTAAATTCTTGTTATATGGAGTTGCGCACCCCTGGTATATACAGATATCGCGGCCTCCCGACATCTCTCGTCCGACCGAGACTGACGAGACCACTGTATTTCCATTGGTCAACCCCAGCAGCGTCTTAAGACTACCATGCTTTCAATTACACGCAAACGACTATATACGTTTACGTACAATCTGAAAATATTGCGGAACACAAAAGAATAGTTCCCATCCTACCGAAGAATCGATTTTGTAAGGGTTAACGAACGACAATGGATACGTGTTTGAGATTCACGATGTCATCCAAGTGtgctttaaaaagaaaaaaaaaaaagaaaaaaagaaacgcaaaagaaaattaacgtCGCTTAAATAAGTTGAATTAAGATGATCTCTGGCGAGacgaattaaatagataaaagacATTGAGAGAGCATCCGTACGTTTGCGGCAAATGACGtagaacatttaatttttttttctcgtgcaATTTTTTACCACTTTTATCAGTATGATACTGTTGGTTGTACATACGTCAAAGCATTGGGAAGGTTTCACGCGAGTATTTCGAGTCATAGGCACTGGAATACATTTATTCGGGCGATTCGCACGTACTTCACTTTTCCTTTGACCACTGCCGAGTAGGTCGTGTGTAATCTACACGATATGCCAGCTAAAAAGCAGACAGGAGCAGGAGAGGAGTGGATGTGGGCGGGTGGAAAGGAAGcaaagagagggaaaggggTTACGTAGCGCCGCGTACGGGCCACTCTGTGTACGAACTACCTCACAGTCTATCTAGATTCCAACGTTTctcttattccttttttcttccttccatttCACTCGTTTTCGTGGGAAGAGACCTGCATCGCCACCGATTcactctctccttccttccgaTGTATATTCAAACGTAAACACgtatctctcctctcttttcgtTTCCTACCTTTCGTCGCTTTCTTGATCTCGCCGGTCGAATGAGAAAGCTATTTGCGGAAGATATGGGTCGGCCACCCCGAATGCAAAGGTTGGTCGGCTTCACTCTTTTTCTCGGCTGCTTCCCCATCCAAGGTAAAGGCGTGTACCTTTATGAAACGGTTTACGTCGTACAAACGATGAGCAGCGTACCTCTATTACTTAGCTGTTCAAGCAGCCGGACATTGTAGCGCCATCCCCTCATACCACATAGTAAACGTCACTTGTAAACGTTCAGGTTTTGTCAAGCAAACTGGACAGTTCTTTCTTAAGAAGATATCAACTTCAGAAACTGCCAGCAGAGGTCAATACGATCTGCATTAACGATGCATGGTAACATCGCGATAgctttgttatatataaccTCTTCTTCCAATtacttaattatctttttcaagTTATTGAATTTACGTTATAAcgtcaaataaaatatcatttcattaaaacatttcgacgaaagaattaaaaggaTGTTTAGAGATTCTCAATATTCATTGGGAATTCAGGTCTcggatttctttaaataagagTTGAAAAACGagattatatgtatgtatgagagaaagagaaaggagaatttgatcgtttctttcttactACGTTTCAGAAACGAAAGTTGCTCTTCTCATTGTTAAATGAATGGAACGGTGTACAAAAGAAGCTACGATTTCAAGGGGGTGATTCCCAACATGGATCAGGTAGATAGGCGGAATAACGAGCAAGGAAGAATCACGAAGCTACTTGACGCTAATTGCGCAGGACGCTTATCGTTACATTTACTCACGAATCGGAGACTGTtgagtatatgtatatgtattacaAACACGAATAACTCGAGTGGCTTGACTAATGATCGTGGAAAAAAGACAGAATAACGACCTCCGATCGCTTCTTACATTCACATGCCGTTAATGCGTATATACCGACTAAGTATCAAGAATTGTCATCtttcatagaaattttctatctctatccATATCCGCGAACGATTCAACACCAGTTGACTCGAACTTTGATATAGAAACCTATAcgttactttctttttctttattcctctTTTCCTTTAGAATTCGTTACACCGATGCAATACCAGAAGCTCGTTAACACGGATAAAAAGTAATACGGGGGAAACCGAATATCCGTTATGCGCGTGCAAAGTGTACGTAACGTAACGTAGAGTCACTCAAACTTTCGAGACAAGAGATATGTGCGTCATCATCGAGGTGCGTGGGTGATGAAAAGATCAATGTACGAAGCCGGTCTGCCGTCTGCATTTAATCTCCACGAATAACATTTCTCATCTCAATTtggatttattcatttattcgttttcaattaaaacgaataacaaataaacgaaaatacttttaaaaaatttttaaaattactcgtttgaaaatttacacTTCGTACGACTCTTCTTTCTGCAAAGAaatcttattttcattaataatcaatcttttattaaaatatttaagattatttttattcgataatctatatttttataggcatatcttttttaaaaattttacgtataaaatataaataagaaagaatttgaaaaaaaattcccttttACAGGAACGAATTTCATCGATGTCATTAAAAAACAACAAACATTTGATCTGAACTGAAAGCATATTCGTAGCAAGCTATAGAGGAGCAGATgttttgtagaaaatattacGAACGATTTTTAGTTAGAGAAAGTCGACTCTGCCTTGTGTGTCGGTGCAAATAAAATCGGACCCTAAATAGCACGTCTGGCGAGGGGTTAAAACACccgttggaaataaaaaaggcACTGCGCGCACGATCCTTCTGCATAACGGCATGTGTACCCCTTCTATGTGTACATGTGTAACTTTATGACAGACATGTgtatacaaatttcaaatgataCGCTCGCCTCAATTGATCATAGCCCGTCTGACCGTAAAATTCGCATAGCAGACGAAAAATCGTAAAacgtacgaaaaaaaaaaaaaaaactgcaaGTTGCGAAATGAAACATGGAAATCgcttattttgtatattgtttcaaatcaatagaaatacgtatattttcataatttgtgaaattattcgaataatcatTCCAACTATTATTCggcttaaaaatatataattgaatttaattgaaatttatgcaTGACTAcgttaatcaaaataataaagactCTGTgatatcgttttaaaaaatgaatggaagaagaatttaaaatggttctttcgtttattataattttaaaataaaaaattgaaccaaaacgatcgaaaaaaggaaagtatATATTGCGcgcgtaaaatataaaataaaaaaatagataataaatgaaatattttaaacaagaatatatatatctttctcatttctgtatattaatatatatatatattagtactAATGTATTGTGATacatttacgatatttttctttaatatagtTTCTTTAATATAGTTGCATATAAtagatgttaatatatatatatatatatatagaaaagatagataagaaaaaaaatcgataaaatagaaatacaacaaaaattatatctgaaaatattttgataaatggaGTTAATGtgatcgaaagaaaagaaagaaataaaagcgGTAAATTTTACCTTCCTCTCATAATCTAAATTCGGTACAGCCAACCAGGGTAACTCGGAAACGTGTGCACGGAAACTCTCTTCAAAGTCGAGGACATCGGCTACGTTACTCCAAAGAACCACGTGCACGACCTCGaactttttcctcctttctcttcctctgcTGGAATTTTCTGCATCCCGGTCGTTCTCCGTATGCGACAAGTTGACATTCGTATAGAGATCAAGCAGTTGACGTGTAAAGTCATCGCAGGTAGCACCGGGATTAATGAAACTAAAGTATACACCGATCACTTCACAAGTTGGTCGACCGTCTTCATCGACGAGCATACCACTTGCATCGCACGGTTTTGTGTCCTGCTGATTAACCTGACTGCACCGCGACAGTTGTTTACCGAACAGTCTATGTTGCCAACAGACTGATTTCGCGGCGGCGGCAGGTGACTTTTTCGTTACGTTTCCCGAGCTGGATGATGCCTGCTCGCTACAGCACGCGGCCATCGCACGTAATAATTAGCCCGCTTCATTCACCGGCGACACGCACCGACAAACTTTTTGTTTCTATATACCGCTCCAAATCGAACTCGATACTCCTTGCCGTCAACGCCGACTGATTCACGTTTCGCTGACTCGGAACCCGCGTCCAATCATGAACAGTTCGATCCGGTTGAAGCCGAGCGCTCCCGAATCGAGCCGATGGAAGCGCGCTTTTTCATCAAtgcattgaaattattgtctttctttttttatttctaagtaTGCacttaataaactttaatatatagtaaatgtTACATAGATTATTCACCtctctaataattatataaatataaatatacattaaaagacaaatttaaaaattataatttaatttttaaatgaaaattcatgtttatttattataatgtattttcgtatatttatgattaaattttattttataaaataaaataatattataatatttttattatgtatattcatataaataatataaattttgaaatatttatcttaaaaatataaaaaataaaggatataataaaagaattgtatatttttaagaaataattttaatttatatatctttttaaaggaataaataacaataataaaataatataacatattttatatttttaatatttaataatattttgataaagaaatacatgttcctatttaaaatattatttgctattaatatatttcgggAAAAGTTATGTAAatcatgatattaaaaaaattaaattattgtctcatttattaataatctttaattaagattatttattttttcttttttttaatgtttaaaaaaaatcgatcgattttaatgtttgaaaaatataccgataatcgatattaatattcttattaatttaaagtaaactCACGTGATATAACTTGAATATAAGTGAAACCGGCAAATATTAAcacattgtaaatttattatttaaattgaaaattaaaatagacaattcaAACATGGATGCCATGGTTATTAGAAATgtacttaaatattaataattcatattgataaattaactatttatttctaaCCTATTTCATATGATGCATTCAAAAatagtgataaaaattaaaaattatatttttatttattaatgttatttttatagatgaaAGACTTTCAACTTTTGTTTAATCAAATGTCTGAAACATGTTTTAAAACTTGTGTAAATACATTTATGTCAAGAGATATATCTACAGAAGAGGTGTGTTCTCATAATGGTTagatttatactatattattgattttatttatgaaatatatatttattacaattgaaaaatattgacataattatatatacaaaaaaatttatatatattataaatttgtttctattatagtatattatatagttatattataatatttatttattttataggttCAATGTATAGAAAATTGTTCGGGCAAACACATTAAtgcaaatcataaaataatggaaatatttatggaTGTACAACGTACTATTGCTTTAAAGAATGtggaagaatttcaaaaagctCAAGCAGCATTTGAAGTGGCTCAAAAAGATCAAAATTCAGAAAGTACTAGGtagtcaattttataaatcaagtagattttttattgtatttttagaaattattttcttgtacaaactattttaaattgtttaattaatatgcatttattattatttactattatttacattgatatattacaaaaacatttatattctatgaaaataataaatatataaaatatttcatagttacttttatgtaattaatattttttaatataaatatacttttaatttttaaataaaaatttgatatttagataaaaatggtACTAGtaacaaaattaacaaaaattctataaaaaacaagatatataAGCATTCATTTATTGTTTGGAGTTTGTATACACATAATATACACACAATAACATCATGATTAGGAACATAATATAGTAgctacaatatattttataaattaaaaagtgctTTAACTGTATATTTCAAGTTATTTCATGTTACTTTTCAATCTTATtcctatttaataaatataagatttttattttaatttaattacaatatttatctttattgatctaaacatttctaaaaaatctattaagtaatagaatataaaatcataataaatgataaaaatattgaattagaaattatataaagtcaatttaaataataatattatattaaaatatcacgtcatgaatcataatttttgctttataaataaatattaatttaattcgcaaaaattagaaaaatataatgaattatacacatattcaatatacaattcatttatatatattatatatatatatgtgtatttgaaaatttatatgatgatCACATTGGAAGAGTCGATTTGAAAACATATGATAAAATGTTTTGATGATATCATAATactaatagatttatttttatggttTAAGTTATTATCAATGTCAGTGTAAACTTTAAGTATAAGCAACAAACAATAATGacaatgtacatatatttattatatttatactaaaaattttctattcacgAAGcgtaatgatttataatgtttcaatatacataatatatattgctgtttcaaaaaaaatatttgtataaataatgtcAATGTATATGAAAGTATATAAAGTCATGATTCAAGTTCATTTGATCTTTATtcacttaaaatatatgaCTAGTTTGAATCTGTTTTGCAAcagttatattttctttttattttatttaaatgtattaatcaaaatagattattttttttaatgaaaaaatactactataaacaaataaatttatattttctgtattgaaatactttgaaatatttcgaaaaattttctaaattaaattaaattatatattattttttaatatattaaaaataattttttttgtatagatttatattcctGTTATAATCatagattatttttgatattaataaataaaaactaattaataatttaaaaaattaagtgaacatatttataagcaattttatacaaatattatataattgcacAAAGAAAGtaccattattttaaaaatatgtttaggCTGTAAACATGTgattgatttctatttttttttcaaaaaataacatttgcttttaatataaaaactaatataagaaaataataaacaaaattaatacttaaatataataattaaaatgtacagaatgttcataaattattgtcatatttattaaaataaataagattgtttaatacataaatccaaatattatttgcaaattgtaaatttcatttatcaaatattataatgtatgtttaaagaaaattgccatatttatatgaaaatcataGATTGAATGTAATCTTCTATTCAATGATTCTGTAatctctatattatatataatatatataatatgtatataaacatatattacatattatattttttaaatatatttataaataaataaaaaattgaaatatttataacattgctggatttatttattaaatattaatacttttttattaattttaattaatattatatatttttaacattttatataactttttatgaaTATCCTGTACACTTGGAAGTACTAAAAATTcacatggaatttttttaattatgttaaattttataatataaataaatatatataaataaggaaTACACTTCTGTTTAGTCATTAGAAAAACCTTAATTAAAATCcacttaatatataaaatggaatgaaaaatattagaattatctaattgcaaattttttcattaaatttaactaaataattaaatttaatcaaataattcattatcaaatattcattaaattgatgcaaaatgtaatatagataaacaatcaaaatattgttttgtacATACCATAAAATTCAAAGCTCAGTATATGATAATTCATGTATTTACATTAGAACTTCTCTAAGaagtcaaatataaaaattaaatatctattgcCTTGTTTTGTAAGCATCACCATTGAATAAAGAGAACAAATGTTACAATAGATGTTCTTAATTGTTgcatagatttatataattaagattcaTATGCCATGTATCACAGATACTGGCCAATATTTAAagcagaatttaaaaaaaattcagtctatttttttataataattcattcttgttccaaaaattattgaacttGATAAATTACTTGATAGCAGTGTTTTTTAGtatgtttttgaaaatttttaaaagtcgtTCTATTTTGTAATTCCCTTTCATTTTTGAGGAAAAATTCGTATGGACGaatgtatttttcattcatgtttgtctcattatttaaatttatttcttctaatgTAACTACTGTTCAAGCCATGATGGTAAAGATGAATTTGGTGATTTAacctttatattaaattgtttcagTGTGGCTTCCAGTGCAGTTTGATTTCCAGAAAAATAAGCAGATACTGcattgtgaaataataataattgtttgtgCATTACCTTgatctgtaataaaaataaaaatattttataacatacaatattttaacataatcaAATAGAAAAGACATACTCTATTTTCATCTAAAAACTTAAGTTTAATCGAAACATCTgatcttaatttttcaaaattttgtttatgttCTTCATAATTAGCCTGTGCTGCTTCTAATCTTGCTGCATTGCTACTATCATTTTTTGTTACTTGTGCTAATGCTTCAAGATCTGTCCTATAGGCATCATATTCTATTCTGTAATCAAACATTTTGCtttgtattcaaatattttttatttataaatatttagatatatattaaaatatatataattttccaaataatcaattaacaaTTACCTTGCTGTTTCATATTGCCGTACTGTAAATAATGTATCTTCAATAGTTTTATTACAAAGTGTATTTactgaagaaacaaaaaaatttaaggcCCCTAATAATGTTTCACcatttttagttaaatttctttgagtttctgaattatataaaaattcttcttgtaATTCTGGAGATTTTTGTGCTAATTCAGAGAATGCTTCTCCTAAAGCATGTTGAGTTTGAACAACATGATGGAAATGAGAAGCTAATGCTCTTGATAACCGTAAAACATTACAATACTTTCTTTGAGTATCTCTTAATAACTCAATTTGGGTTTCAAGTTCTATaaacaaaaagatattataattatataataaataaaaataattatattgaattatattccataaaaCTTACCTGAATCTACTGTACGGGATgtttttccaagtttttcaTACATTAGTTGTCTTGTACACTTATATGTAGAAATACTCCAATTTTTAATGCTTTCAATTTTACTTTGAGCAGTACGCATTGTTTGTGTATCACCATTTTGAATAGGTGTATTTGGAGATACTGTTATAgctattaaatatgtaaaaatactttgataatttcaaaatgaagttatataaataatttattacattatatttgaagaacaaatattatacttacacATTTGAGATGTAGGACTACccaaagttaaatttattgtagCTGGTCTAGGttgattatcattattacaatTGTTTGGTACATGAGGTGGAGGAGTTCCACTATGAACTGCACTATCACTATCATTTAAAGATGGAGCATCTTTTAACATTTCATGAATACTTCGCTCCATTCCACTTAATGTAAtagctatatataatataaattaaaaatatatatcaatatatacatataattatatatattaatatatacatatttatacataaaatccaaaagcaaaaaatgttaaaaaatgttaaaaactaaataattgaaaaatttttaataaattttaaatatgcaaaaaaaaaaatataatataaaaatatatttttttaaaaactattaactattttttaaaattgaaaattaatctaaacattactgaaaattaaattgtaaaag containing:
- the LOC412599 gene encoding arfaptin-2; translated protein: MERSIHEMLKDAPSLNDSDSAVHSGTPPPHVPNNCNNDNQPRPATINLTLGSPTSQMSITVSPNTPIQNGDTQTMRTAQSKIESIKNWSISTYKCTRQLMYEKLGKTSRTVDSELETQIELLRDTQRKYCNVLRLSRALASHFHHVVQTQHALGEAFSELAQKSPELQEEFLYNSETQRNLTKNGETLLGALNFFVSSVNTLCNKTIEDTLFTVRQYETARIEYDAYRTDLEALAQVTKNDSSNAARLEAAQANYEEHKQNFEKLRSDVSIKLKFLDENRIKVMHKQLLLFHNAVSAYFSGNQTALEATLKQFNIKVKSPNSSLPSWLEQ
- the LOC726131 gene encoding mitochondrial import inner membrane translocase subunit Tim10B; the encoded protein is MDAMVIRNMKDFQLLFNQMSETCFKTCVNTFMSRDISTEEVQCIENCSGKHINANHKIMEIFMDVQRTIALKNVEEFQKAQAAFEVAQKDQNSESTSVASSAV